The window ATCAATTGCGAAGTGGCCACACAACGAGCAAACATGATGAGGAAACAAATTGCTCGGCCCCCATTGGGGCAGTTGCAATTGGCCAAAGTTTTGGAAACGCCACCTCAACCGTTGCCGCTTAAAACGCCCGAACCACCGAAACTACTGCCAATAGCGATCAAGGAGGAACCGATTCCAAATGCTGCAACTCCACCGCGGCGTATTTATAATGCAACACTAGTGACGCTGGGACCACGAATTAGATCATCAAGTCCTAAGCGCACCATTGATCCTTTGCCGCCTATCGATCCAAAACTGAAAGAGCAGGTGCTTAAGATACAGAAAAGCCAAGATAACTATTCCGAACTATTTGGACGATTGACGTCAATGCTTAGAACCCTCGATGAGCGCTATGATGCCCCAATGCGTCCCGCCAAGCGAATACGTAGAAACTTGTCAACGAGTTCCAGCGAATCACAGCCAGAAGTTACCAATAGTGTGGACTATCCACGTCGCGTTCAGCTAGCTGATGGCAGTTTTGCCTATGTTCTGGGACCAAATGGAACAAAGATTACCGCCCATCAATATGGTGAAGTGTTCTGGACGAATGCTCCAGTGGCCACAAGGTGTCTTCTAACCGCGGTCTTCACCAACGACGAGTTGGCCACTCACACGTTAACGGGAAAACCATCGCCTGCTTTCTATGGTCGCGAACGACCTGCAAAACTCCAATTGGATCAAGCAAAAGTGGATGATATTATTGTTTGCGTTCGCAATCGAACAGAAGGCAAGGAGCGTAGCATAAGAGCGGCTATTACTACGAAATGCGCCGATGTCGACAAGAA is drawn from Drosophila willistoni isolate 14030-0811.24 chromosome 2R unlocalized genomic scaffold, UCI_dwil_1.1 Seg167, whole genome shotgun sequence and contains these coding sequences:
- the LOC6644446 gene encoding early boundary activity protein 2, which produces MAANYPYLSENEPRPTNSVVNGICTSVLPQPSYGVPHLPPYPVYTNHYLSQLAPQFVPYYYKLLTRPIMTNEEMDIENYINCEVATQRANMMRKQIARPPLGQLQLAKVLETPPQPLPLKTPEPPKLLPIAIKEEPIPNAATPPRRIYNATLVTLGPRIRSSSPKRTIDPLPPIDPKLKEQVLKIQKSQDNYSELFGRLTSMLRTLDERYDAPMRPAKRIRRNLSTSSSESQPEVTNSVDYPRRVQLADGSFAYVLGPNGTKITAHQYGEVFWTNAPVATRCLLTAVFTNDELATHTLTGKPSPAFYGRERPAKLQLDQAKVDDIIVCVRNRTEGKERSIRAAITTKCADVDKKYKRRALKGGNENKPKN